In Massilia sp. METH4, the genomic window GACGGCCACGCGGCCGATGTCGTTGCGCAGCAGGTCGACGATCATCAGGTTTTCCGCCCGGTTCTTCGGGTCGGCCGCCAGGGCGGCGGCGCGCCTGGCGTTTTCGGCGTCGATGTCTTCCACCTGGCCGGGCAGCGCCGCCGGTGCCGTGCCCTTCATGGGCTGGGCCGTCAGCATATCGCCATCGCGTCGCACGAACAGCTCCGGCGACAGCGACAGGGTCGCCGTGCCGTCGTCGGCCAGCACCAGGGCGCCATACGGCACCGGCTGGCGCGCGCGCAGCCGCTGGTACAGCGCGCAGGGCGCGCCGAACGCGTCGAAGCGCAGGCGGTACGTATAGTTGACCTGGTAGGTGTCGCCGGCCGCGATGTATTCGCGGATCTGCCCGATGGCTTGCGTGAACTGCGTTTCGGTGACGTTCGGCCCGATGTCGGCCAGGCCGGCCACGCCGTCGCCGGCGCGCTCGGCCAGCCAGCGCGCAACCGCCTCGCCATCGAGGTGCGCGCAGTCCCGGAACAGCAGCACGCGGGCGAGCGGCACGCCGGCATCGCGTGGCGGAATGCCCACGATGTGGTGCCCCAGTTCGTAACTGCACAGCACCACCGCGTAGTAACCCTGCGCCAGCGCCGCTTCCATGTCGGCGAGCAGCGCCGGCCATGTGTCGAACGAGGCGCAGCGCAGCGTGCGCACGTGGTCCGTCAGCAGCCGGGAGCGGCCGCCGGCCGCGGCGTCATCGAGCAGGGCGAAACAGTCGGGATTCATGGCGGTCAGCGCAGCAGCAGGGCGATCTGCGTGTTCGCATCCTGTGCCGGGGACAGGGCAAAGCCACTCTTGGCGTAGCGGTGCCAGCGGCCCACCACGAAGGCCACCATGAGGCTGGCACGTGCCGCCACGTCGCGTTCCTGGTCGCTGCCACGGCCCGAATCCACGCCCGCATCCGCGGCGGCCTGACGCAGCGCGCCCTTCAGGGCCAGTTCCACGCGGTCGTGGAACCCGTTCATGCGCTGTTGCAGGCGCTCGTCCTCGCCCACCAGCGCATCGCCGATCAGCACGCGGGTCATGCCCGGGTTGTTGGCGGCGAAATGCAGCAGCATGGAGAGGATGTCGCAGGCTTGCGCCAGGCCGTCCTCCTGGTGCTCGGTGATCTGGTTGATCAGCCCGAACACCGAGGTTTCGATGAATTCGATCAAGCCCTCGAACATCTGGGCCTTGCTGGCGAAGTGGCGGTACAGGGCGGCCTCGGACACCTCGAGCCGGCGCGCCAGCGCGGCCGTGGTGATCTTTTCGCCCTTCGGATGCTCGAGCATCGCGGCCAGGGCCTGGAGGATTTGCAGCTTGCGCTGGCCGGGCGGTTGGGTTGCCATTATCGGATGGAGCTCGCGATCAAGGTGCTGCGGCGCAGGCGCGACAGCCGCGCCGGCAGGTGTTTGACGGATTGTACTTTGACGTCCACCCAGCCTGGGCGGGTCAGCCGCTTGGGCGGGTGTGCGGTGCTGACCGCGTCGCCCACCTTCACGTACTGCGTGACCCATGCCGTGCGCATGCCCAGCGCATGGGCGCTGCGCAGGTTGGCCAGCGTATCCTCGACGAGGATGCAGCGGCGCGCCGTGACCTGCTGGCGCCGCATCACCTTGCGCAGCAACAGCTTCGACGGCTTCGGGCGCAGCTGGCCATGCACGCGCATCGATTCGACCGCGATATGGTGCGAAAAGTGCCGGGCGATGCCGAGATGGCGCAGCACCATCGTCGAGTAGCGGTGTGGGGCGTTGGTCAGCAGCACCTTGCGGCCGGGCAGGCGCCGGAGCAGCTGGCCGAGCCCTTTTTCGTGCCGGATCATCGATACCAGGTCGTCCATGGTATGGGTTTCAGCCAGGAAGTGCTCGGCTTGCACGCCATGGTGCTTCACCAGGCCCAGCAGCGTGGCGCCGTAGCGCTTCCAGTACAGGGTGCGCGCGGCATTGACGGCGTCGATGCCGGCCGGTGTGGTGCCGTCGCCCAGCACGCGCGCGATATACGTGTTCATGTTCGCCATGATCGCGGGGAAGATCGCGTGCGACGCGTTGTGCAGCGTGTTGTCGAGGTCGAACAGCCAGACCGGGGCCAAAGGTTTAATATTCACGTCTCTCGGAACTGCAAAGGTAGCCATGCGACGCCAGATTATAGTGATGTTTTGTTGCCTGTTCGTGTTTACCGCGTCATTGGCATCGCGGGCGATGGCGGCAGGCGACACTCCGAACCGTGGCGCCCTGTTCCGCATCGAGGCGGTCGGGGAAAACGCGGGCAACGTCGCCTGGCTGTTTGGCACCATCCACGTGGGCGCGAGCAGCTTCTATCCCCTCGAACCGAAGATCACCGCCGCGCTGGACAACGCCGCCGTGCTGGCGCTGGAAGTCGATCCGCTCGGCAGCCAGGAAGAGATCGCCCGCGCCGTGCGCGATTTCGGCATGTACCCGGCCGGCCGCGGCCCCGCGGCGGCCGACCTGCCGGCCGCCTACCGGCCCCGCCTCGACCGCCTGCTGCGCCAGTACGACGTGCCGCCCGCCTCGGTGGCGCCGATGAAGCCATGGATGCTGGCCAGCCTCCTGACGGTGCGCGAATTCGAACGGCAGGGCTACCAGACCGAGCTGGCCGTGGAAAGCTGGCTGTCGCAAAGGGCGCGCTCGCGCAAGCAGAAGATCGTGGAACTCGAATCGGTGCATGCGCAAATGTCCCTGTTCGGGCGCATGACAACCGCCGATCAGGCCCTGTTCCTGCAGGAGACGATCGACGCGATCGAAGACAAGGAACAGGCCAGCGATGCGCGTGCCATCGCTTCGGCATGGGCCACTGCCGACCAGGCCGCACTGGACCGCATCGCCGCCAAGACGGCCGGCGACACGACGTTCTCCGGCCGTTTCGTCAGCCGCGTGCTGCTGGACGAGCGCAATCCGCTGCTCGCCGACGGCATCGCGAAACTGCTGGCGCGCGAAAAACTGAGCGTGGCCGCGATCGGGGTATTGCATCTGGTGGGGAAGAACAGCGTGCCGGAACTGCTGCGGCAAAGAGGACTGCGGGTGGAACGGGTGTACTGAGGTGGGTGTACCGAGGAAGGGTACTGGGCGCGGAGGATGGTGCCCTTGACGTGGATTGAACACGTGGCCTCTCCCTTACCAAGGGAGTGCTCTACCACTGAGCTACAAGGGCATCGAACCGGAAAACTGCGTGGAAAACTTCGCGCAGACTCCGAAAAAAACGGGCGGCTTGCACCGCCCGTTTTTTTCAGTGAGACCGGATCATAGTGCCAAATGCCTGTTCGGTCAACACTTCCAGCAGCAGGCTGTGCTCGATGCGGCCATCGATGATGTGCACCGTGTTGACGCCCGATTTGGCGGCATCGAGGGCGGACGAGATCTTCGGCAGCATGCCGCCGGAGATCGTACCGTCGGCGAACATCTCGTCGATCTCGCGGGCGGACAGGTCGGTGACCAGGTTGCCGTTCTTGTCCTGCACGCCGGCGATATTGGTCATCATGATCAGTTTTTCCGCCTTCAGGATCTCGGCGATCTTGCCGGCCACCACGTCGGCATTGATGTTGTAGGCCTGGCCGTCCTGGCCGAAACCGATCGGCGAAATGATCGGGATGAACGCGTCGTCCTGCAGCGCCTTCACCACGGCCGGGTTGATCGCGTCGATCTCGCCGACGAAGCCGATGTCGAGGTACTGGCCTGGGTTGTCCCTGTCCGGCATCGCCATCTTGCGGGCGCGGATCAGGCCGCCGTCCTTGCCGGTCAGGCCCACGGCCTGGCCGCCGTAGTGGTTGATCAGCATGACGATGTCCTGCTGCACTTCACCGCCCAGCACCCATTCCACGACTTCCATCGTTTCCTCGTCGGTGATGCGCATGCCCTGCACGAAGGTGCCCTGCTTGCCGATCTTCTTCAGCGCATTGTCGATCTGCGGGCCACCGCCGTGCACCACGACCGGGTTCATGCCGACCAGTTTCAACAGGATCACGTCGCGCGCGAAGCCGTGCTTCAGGCGCTCGTCGGTCATGGCATTGCCGCCGTATTTGATGACGATGGTTTTGCCATGAAAATTACGGATGTACGGCAGCGCTTCCGCAAGAATCTGCGCCTTGATCGCCGGCGACACGGCGGCAAGGTCATCGGCTGGTACATCCAGGTTCAAATTGGTCAGTTGGCTCATGGCGGGTCCGGTAAAGAGTGTGGGGCGATTTTACAGCGAAGCGGCGGTGCGGGCCGCAGGCCACCGGCCTTGCCGGGCCGGCGGCTTTTTTGACGCGCATTATAAAACCAAATCCGCGCCGCATCGCTTGTGGTTCCGCCGACTATCCGTTAGCCTCGGCGCATGAGCACCTGCGAGCGCTGCGGCGCCACTTTCCATTGCGCGATGAAGGACGGCGCCACCGATGCGCCGTGCTGGTGCACGCTGCTGCCGCCTGCCGTCCCGGTACCCCGGCAGGAAGGCGATGACGTATCGACAACGGTCGGGTGCTGGTGCCCGGGCTGCCTGAAGGCGCACATCGTCGCCTTGCAGCGCCGGCGATGAACGGTCAGCCGCCCCTTACCGTGGCGAAGAAGCGCATCATCTCGCGGCTCGCGTCGGGACCCCTGCCGTCCGTGTAGCTGCCCGCCGGGCTGCCGCCGGACCATGCATGGCCGGCTCCGTGGATCACCCAGTGCTCGGCCAGCGGCGAACCATCGTTCAGCCAGTGCTTGGTGCGCGTGTACGCGTGGCCGTCCGGCACCCGGCCGGCCAGCCGCGAAGGCAGTGCCTTCGTTCCCAGCGGATGGCTGCGCAAGCCTTGCGCCATCAATTCCTCGCCGTTGACGGGATGGACCGTCGTATCCTGGTCGCCGTGGAAGACGATGATCGGCAGCCCGGCGCTTTTCACGTCGCGCGCGCTGGCGCCGCGCTTCATCGCCGACAGCGCCGACGGCAGGTCGCGCGCTGCCGCGAAAGGCAGGCCCGAGTGCACGCCCACGGCGGCGAACAGTTCCGGATACAGCGTGCCGACGATGACGGCCATCGCTCCGCCGGCCGACATGCCGGCGATGTACACCTGCCCCGGCTTGACCGGATAGGTATCGATGATGTCGCGCGTGATGCCGGCGATGATCGAGGGCTCGCCCTGGCCATGCTTCTGGTCGAGCGCATTGAACCAGTTCCAGCAGCGCGAGTTGTTCGCGTCGGGCGACTGCGCGGGGTAGACGACGAAGCAGCGCCTTTCCTCGGCCACCGCGTTCATTTGCGTGCCGGCGGCGAAATCGTCGGGATCCTGCGCGCAACCGTGCAGCATGACCACCAGCGGCAGGGGCTGGCCCTTCCAGCTCGATGGCACGTACAGCTTGTAGGAGCGGCTGCCGGCCTCGTTGGCATACACGCCGCTCATGAAGTGCGCTCCCGAGGGGGGCTTCGATGGCGCGGGCGGTGTGTCGAACACCGCGTTTGGCAGTTCAAAGGAAGGCAGCGTGAAGGCTGACTCGGGAATATCGGGCAGGTCGCCGCCGAACAGCAGCTTGACCGTCTTTCGCATTTGCGCAAACCAATGATGACCTTCATTCATGGTGTTCCCCGGAGGCTGGTGGATGTCAGACGGGCACCTGAAAACGGAACTGAAATGGAACTGAAACGGGCTGAAAACCCTTCAGATCCAGGCGCCATGCTGCGTCTCCTCTGCGCTCCGTGCGGTCCACGGGCCTTTTATTTTTGGCCAGTATAGCCAAATTCTCCAAACGGGGGGGCCGCACTGTATCGGCTAAAATACAGGCTTGCCATTTGCCACCGCATTATGAAAACTGGTTTGCCGGAACATGCCACGCCCGTTCCATCGCCCTGCGTCAGCCTGTGCAAGATGAACCGCGACACCGGCTTCTGCGAGGGCTGCCTGCGCACGATCGAGGAGATCGTGGCGTGGTCGGGCGCCGACGACGAATACAAACGCGCCGTATGGGCCCGGCTCCGCCTGCGCGAGCAGGCGCTGGGCTTCGACTGAAGGTCAACTGAGCGCGCCGCGCGCCGCGCCGGCTCACGATTGAATATGATGACTTTACCCGACTCGATCCGCGTGTTCGAACGCGGTTGGCTTTCCGCCAACAATGTACTGCTGGTCGGCCGCCATGACACGGCGCTGATCGATAGCGGCTACGTAACACATGCGCCGCAAACGCTCGAGCTGGTGCGCCATGCGCTGCCGGGCCGCCACCTGGACCGGCTGTTCACCACGCACCTGCATTCCGACCATTGCGGCGGCAACGCGCTCTTGCAGGCCCACTATGGCTGCGACACGTTCGTGCCGGCCGCCGAGGAAGCGAAGGTGCGCCACTGGGATGAAGACGCGCTGACGTTCCGCGCCACCGGCCAGCAATGCCCACGTTTCACGATCGACGGCGTGGTGAAGCCGGGCGACGTGCTGACGGTGGGCGGCCTCGAATGGCAGGTGCTGGGCGCCCCTGGCCACCATGCTCACTCGCTGATCTGGTACTGCCCCGAGCACAAGGTGCTGATATCGGCGGATGCGCTGTGGCAGAACGGCTTTGGCGTGATCTTCCCCGAGCTGGAAGGGGAGGAGGGCTTCGCCGAGGCGGGCGCCACGCTCGACCTGATCGCCGCGCTGGACGTGCGGCTCGTGATCCCCGGCCATGGCGCGATCTTCGACGACGTGGAAGCCTCGCTGGCGCGTGCCCGGCGGCGGCTCGATTTCCTGTCGTCGAAACCGGCCAACAACGCCGAATACGCGGTGAAGGTGCTGCTCAAGTTCCTGTTGCTGGAACGCCAGCGCATTCCCGTCGCCGGCGTGCAGGCACTGCTCGCGTCGATTCCGCTGGTTGTCGAGACGAACCGTCGCCACCTGCATAAATCGGAAGAAGAACTGGCCGCCTGGGCCATCAAGCAGCTGGTGCGGGGCCTGGCCGCCAAGGTCGAGGGCGACGACCTGGTGAACGTGTAGTGTGTGGCGCCATCGGGTAGAGCGTTCCGTCTAGAATTCGCACGATCGTACTTTTATAAGTCTATAATCGTCCGACCCGATCAACTTTTCCACTTTCTGCGAGTCGACCATGGCCTTGCCTCCCGTGCTGCAAAACCTGTCCCTTCCCGTGATTGCCTCGCCGATGTTCATCGCCAGCGGCCCCGCCCTGGTGGCGGCGCAGTGCAAGGCCGGCATCGTCGGCTCCTTCCCGGCGCTGAACGCCCGGCCGGCCGAGCTGCTCGACACGTGGCTGACCGACCTGCAGAAGGAACTGGCGGACTTCCAGGCGGCCAATCCCGACAAGAAAGTGGGCCCGATTGCCGTCAACCAGATCGTGCACCAGTCGAACGACCGCCTGGCGCACGACGTGGAAGTGTGTGTGAAACACCAGGTGCCGATCATCATCTCGTCGCTGCGCGCCCCGCCGAAGGAAATGCTGGACGCGATCCACAGCTACGGCGGCATCGTGCTGCACGACGTGATCTCGATCCGCCACGCGCAGAAGGCGCTGGAAGCGGGTGTCGATGGCCTGATCCTGGTGGCGGCCGGCGCCGGCGGCCATGCGGGCACGCTGTCGCCCTTCGCCCTGGTCGGCGAGGTGCGCAAGTTCTTCGACGGTCCCATCGCGCTCTCCGGCTCGATCGCCACCGGCGACGCAATCCTGGCCGCGCAGGCGATGGGCGCCGACTTCGCCTACATCGGCTCGCGCTGGCTGGCGACCAAGGAATCGAACGTGACGGACGCCTACCGCGAAGCGATCGTGGAATCGAACGCGGCGGACGTGATCTACACGAACCTGTTCACCGGCGTGCACGGCAACTACCTGAAGAAATCGATCGTGGCCGCCGGCCTCGATCCTGAAGCCCTGCCGGAATCGGACAAGAGCAAGATGAGCTTCGGCTCGGGCAGCGCGAAGGCATGGCGCGACATCTGGGGCGCCGGCCAGGGGGTGGGGTTGATGGATGACGTGCCGACGACGGCGGAGATGGTGGAGCGGTTGAAGGCCGAGTACGAGGCGGCGCGCAAGCGGCTCGCGCTGTAAGGCGGGGGAAGGGAAAACCGGTGTCGTACACCTCTGCGAGGTGTACGACACCAGGTGCATCATGCGATTACTTCGCCGCCACCGGCGCCAGCGTCTCATGCTGCGAAGCGGTACGCTGCGGCGCCTTGTGCACCATCGTGTACGCGTAGTCCACGCCCATGCCGTACGCGCCCGAGTGTTCCTTGACGATCTTCATCACGGCATCATACGTATCGCGGTGCGCCCAGTCGCGCTGCCATTCCAGCAGCACCTGCTGCCACGTCACCGGCACCACGCCGGCCTGGATCATGCGCTGCATGGCCATGTCGTGCGCTTCCTTCGACGTGCCGCCCGAAGCGTCGGACACCATATAGATCTCGTAGCCGCCTTCCAGCATCGCGCACAGCGCGAACGTGGTATTGCACACTTCCGTCCACAGGCCGGCCACGATCACTTTCTTGCGGCCGTTCTTTGCCAGCGCGTCGCGCACTTTCTGGTCGTCCCAGGAATTCATCGAGGTGCGTTCCAGGATGTCCTGGCCGGGGAATACGTCCAGCAGTTCCGGGTAGGTGTGGCCGGAGAAGCTCAGCGTTTCCACCGTGGTGATCGTGGTGGGAATGTTGAATACCTTGGCCGCTTTCGCCAGGCCGACGGTATTGTTCTTCAAGACCTGGCGGTCGATCGATTGCACGCCGAACGCCATCTGCGGCTGGTGGTCGATGAAGATGATCTGGCTGTTGTGCGGGGTCAGGACTTCCAGTTTTTCCGTGCTCATGGGGACCTCTGAAGGGGTGAATTGTGCGGAAAATGGTAGTCCAGGCAACCTCGCATGCCCATTGGCCTTAGGTGGTAGGCAGCGGGGCCCCGATCAAGGGTGGCACGGCCATGACCCGCGGCTGCACGGCATACAGCGTGCCATCGTCAAAGCTGAGCAGCACATCGATGCGTCCGTAGCGCAGCACGGCCACGCCCGGCGCGCCGTTGACGCATTGCAAGCGGGCGCTCGTGCCCGGCGCGGCCAGGGCGTGCGGCGCCGCGCGGTCGAGCAGGCCGACGACGTCGAGCCCGCGCACCAGCCGCACCACCGCATCCTCGTCGTGGCGGCGGATCGCCTCCACGAACGCATGGGCCAGCCGCGCGCTGTCGGCGCTGGCGCCGCGGCGCGCGGGGCCCGCCTGTACCCGCGCCTTCGCCCGGCGCACGAGCTGGCGCGAATGGTCCGTTTTCAATCCGAGGATGCGGGCGATCTCCGCATGCGGCACGTCGAACACTTCGTGCAACAGCAGCGCCGCGCGCTCGTCGGGCGAGAGGCGCTGCAACATCAGCAGCATGCCGTACGACAGCTCGCACAGGCGTTCCACCTCGTCCGTGCCGGATGGCGGCTCGTCTTCCAGCCACGGTTCCGGCAGCGCGATTTCCCGTTTCGCCCGGCGCAGCCGGTCGAGCGCCAGCCGCGTGGCCACCGTCGTCAGCCAGGCGACCGGCGTTTCCAGTCTGGCATGGTCGGCGGCGTGCCAGCGCAGCCAGGTGTCCTGCACCACGTCTTCCGCCTCGGCCACGCTGCCCAGCATGCGGTAGGCGATCGACAACAGGCGCCGGCGCGACGCTTCGAATTGCGCAATCGAATCGTTCATCTCATCCTCCTTGCGTGGATGACGCATGAGACCGGGAAAACGTGACAACGGCCGAAAAAATTTCCCTGTCACGGCCGCGGTGCGTGGCGCGTCAAGCGGGCACACTCACCAAGGAGCCGCCATGCACATGATCCCCACCGTCATCGAAAACACGGGCCGGACCGAACGGGCCTATGACATCTACTCGCGCCTGCTGCGCGAACGCATCGTCTTCCTCGTCGGCCCCGTCACCGACGAATCGGCCAACCTGATCGTCGCGCAACTGCTGTTCCTGGAATCGGAGAACCCCGACAAGGATATTTCACTGTACATCAACTCGCCCGGCGGGTCCGTCTACGCGGGCCTGGCGGTCTACGACACGATGCAATTCATCCGGCCGGCGGTGGCCACGATCTGCACGGGTTTCGCGGCCAGCATGGGCGCCTTCCTGCTGGCGGCGGGGGAGAAGGGCAAGCGCCATGCGCTGCCGAATGCCCGCATCATGATCCACCAGCCCAGTGGCGGTTCGCAGGGCACGGCGGCAGATGTGGAGATACAGGCAAGGGAGGTGCTGCACCTGCGCGAGCGGCTGAACCGGCTGTTCGCCGAGCGCACGGGGCAGGATATCGCGCGCGTGGCGCGCGATTCGGACCGGGATAACTTCATGTCGGCCACGCAGGCCGTCGAGTACGGCCTGGTGGACGCGGTGCTGCGGCCGCGCGAGACCGCCTAGTTGGACAGGTCCGCGTTGTCGAGCGCCCACAGGCCCGGCAGGTTGCGCCAGTAGTTGTAGGCATCCATGCCGTAACCCACCACGAAACGGTTCGGGATGACGAGGCCGACCAGGTCGGGCTTGATGGGCTTGGTCTTGCCGATCGCCTTGTCGCAGAACACGACGATGACGACTTCCTTGGCGCCCATTTCCAGCAGGCGCTGCTTCACGTGCGCCAGCGTCTCGCCTTCGTCGAGGATATCGTCCACGACGATCACGGTGCGGCCCTCGACATTCGAGCGGGGCACCACCTTCCACACCACTTCGCCGCCGCGGTCTTCGTCGCCGTAGCGGCTCACGTGGATGTAGTCGAATTCGAGGGGGAACGTCAGCTGCGGCAGCAGGTTGCCGGTGAAGACGACGGCGCCGCCCATCACGCCGAGCACGAGCGGGAATTCCTCGAGCGCGTTGAAGCGCGCGTTCAGGTCGCCGGCCACCTGGCGCACGGCGTCGGACACCTGCTGGGCGGTAAAGATTTCCTCGGCGTTGTCCAGCAGCGCACGGGCCCGTTGATGATGAAATTCTTGCATGACGTGGAAAGTACAGTTGAAAAATGCGCCAATTATCCGCGATTACGGTGCGGTTGTCCGGCCCGGATTCAACCGTACTGGCAATGTGTAGCGCAAGTATCCGCCTTGCCTTCAGTCATTCAGTCATAGCGGCGCTGGTCGTCGATCACCTTGCCATCGTTCGGCAGGCTGCCCCGTTGCATGAAGATTACTTCGCCGCGCAGCTTCGTCACATCGCGCAGGGTCGCCACGATGGCGGCGCCGTCGCCGGCCGTTGCCGGATCGTCCACTTCGCACTGCAAGGTCATCGTTTCGTCCGCGATCGTGCCTGTCACCACCAGCCGCGCCCTGGCGATGCCATGGCGCCGCGCCACCTCGTGCACCTGCGACGGATGGACGAACATCGCCCGCACCTTCGTCGTCTGGTCCGCGCGGCCCAGCCAGCCGCGGATGCGCGCATTCGTGCGCCCGCATGGCGATGGCGCCGCGTCGGCCAGCAGGGCGGAGAGATCGCCGGTGGCGAAGCGGATCAGCGGATAGTCCGGGTTGAACACGGTGAGCACCACTTCGCCCACGTCGCCCGGCGGCACGGGTTCGCCGGTACCGGGCTTGACGATCTCCAGGATTATTTCCTCGTCCAGCACCATGCCCGGATTGAGCTTGCCCTCGGTGCGGGTCTCGTAGGCGATGCTGCCGGCGTCGGCCGAGGCGTAGGCCTGGCATACGTGCGGCACGCCGTGATCGACGAACCACTTGCGCAGCGAGTCGGGCAGCGCTTCGGCCGATACCAGCGCGTGCTTCAGGCCCGACACGTCCGCCCCCGTTTCAACGGCCTTTTCCATGATGAGCTTCAGGAACGATGGCGTGCCCACATAGGTATCCGGTTTCAGTGTGGACATGGCCTGTACCTGCAACTCCGTCTGCCCGCTGCCGGCCGGGATCACCGTGCAACCGATGCGCGCAGCACCGCCTTCGACCATGAACGCGGCCGGCGTGAAGTGGTAGGAAAAGCAATTCTGCAGCAGGCCGCCGGCGCGCACGCCGGCGGCCCACATGGGCCGCGCAAAGCGCCACCAGTCGCGCGAGCGCCCCTCGGGATCGAAGATGGGGCCGGGCGACATGTAGATGCGCGCCAGCGCGCGCGGCGCCGTGCTGGTGAGGCCACCCAGCGGGCTTTCCTGTTGCTGCAAATCCTTCAGCTGTGCCTTGCGCGTCACGGGCAGCTGCGCCAGCGCCGCGCGGTGGTCGATGGCCGAGGCTTCCACGCCGCGCAGGATGCGCGCCCAGCCCGGCGCGGTCTGCGCCTGCGCAACGAGGGCAGGCAGGCGCCGCATCAGGTCGCGTTCGCGGTCGCGCGGATCGCGCGTCTCCAGATCGTCGAGTGAGTTCATGCGCAGCCTTCCAGGATGTCCCTCTGCAGCTTCTTCGTCAGTTTGCCGAACACGATTTCATGGGCGCGCGTGAGCAGCGCGGCCGCTTCCTCGTCCGATACGGCCTTCAAGTTCTCGATCTGCACCCACTTCGCCCGCGCCAGGTACGGGGCGGGGATGATGCCGGGACGGTCCGTCAGCGCGAGGAAGGCGTCGTCGTCGACCTTGAAGCTGATGCGGCTTGCCTTCGGATCGGCATCGGTCGCGGCAAACATCTTGCCGCCAACCGAAAACACGAGGCTCGATTCCCATTTCACGTCCTGCGTGGCACCGGGCAGCCCTGCGCACAGTTTCTTCGCCTTGGCCAGGTTCATGACAGCCACCGTTTGCGCCGCTTGTAGAATTTCTGGTCGCGGAAGCTCTTGCGCCCCGCAGCGGCTACACCCAGGTAGAACTCCTTCACATCCTCGTTGGCCGCCAGCTCGGCAGCGTCGCCTTCCATCACGACGCGGCCGTTTTCGAGGATGTAGCCGAAGTCCGCATAGCGCAGCGCCACCATCGTGTTCTGCTCGGCCAGCAGGAAGGACACGCCCTCGTTCGTATTCAAGTCCTTGACGATGCCGAAGATCTCTTCCACGATCTGCGGGGCGATGCCCATCGAAGGCTCATCGAGCAGGATCATCGACGGCTTCGCCATCAGCGCGCGCCCGATCGCACACATTTGCTGCTCGCCGCCGGACGTGTAACCGGCCTGGCTGGCGCGCCGCTCCCGAAGGCGAGGGAAATAGCGGTACACCCGGT contains:
- a CDS encoding sigma-70 family RNA polymerase sigma factor; translation: MNDSIAQFEASRRRLLSIAYRMLGSVAEAEDVVQDTWLRWHAADHARLETPVAWLTTVATRLALDRLRRAKREIALPEPWLEDEPPSGTDEVERLCELSYGMLLMLQRLSPDERAALLLHEVFDVPHAEIARILGLKTDHSRQLVRRAKARVQAGPARRGASADSARLAHAFVEAIRRHDEDAVVRLVRGLDVVGLLDRAAPHALAAPGTSARLQCVNGAPGVAVLRYGRIDVLLSFDDGTLYAVQPRVMAVPPLIGAPLPTT
- the clpP gene encoding ATP-dependent Clp endopeptidase proteolytic subunit ClpP codes for the protein MHMIPTVIENTGRTERAYDIYSRLLRERIVFLVGPVTDESANLIVAQLLFLESENPDKDISLYINSPGGSVYAGLAVYDTMQFIRPAVATICTGFAASMGAFLLAAGEKGKRHALPNARIMIHQPSGGSQGTAADVEIQAREVLHLRERLNRLFAERTGQDIARVARDSDRDNFMSATQAVEYGLVDAVLRPRETA
- a CDS encoding hypoxanthine-guanine phosphoribosyltransferase, whose amino-acid sequence is MQEFHHQRARALLDNAEEIFTAQQVSDAVRQVAGDLNARFNALEEFPLVLGVMGGAVVFTGNLLPQLTFPLEFDYIHVSRYGDEDRGGEVVWKVVPRSNVEGRTVIVVDDILDEGETLAHVKQRLLEMGAKEVVIVVFCDKAIGKTKPIKPDLVGLVIPNRFVVGYGMDAYNYWRNLPGLWALDNADLSN
- a CDS encoding AMP-binding protein; translated protein: MNSLDDLETRDPRDRERDLMRRLPALVAQAQTAPGWARILRGVEASAIDHRAALAQLPVTRKAQLKDLQQQESPLGGLTSTAPRALARIYMSPGPIFDPEGRSRDWWRFARPMWAAGVRAGGLLQNCFSYHFTPAAFMVEGGAARIGCTVIPAGSGQTELQVQAMSTLKPDTYVGTPSFLKLIMEKAVETGADVSGLKHALVSAEALPDSLRKWFVDHGVPHVCQAYASADAGSIAYETRTEGKLNPGMVLDEEIILEIVKPGTGEPVPPGDVGEVVLTVFNPDYPLIRFATGDLSALLADAAPSPCGRTNARIRGWLGRADQTTKVRAMFVHPSQVHEVARRHGIARARLVVTGTIADETMTLQCEVDDPATAGDGAAIVATLRDVTKLRGEVIFMQRGSLPNDGKVIDDQRRYD
- a CDS encoding MmcQ/YjbR family DNA-binding protein, translating into MNLAKAKKLCAGLPGATQDVKWESSLVFSVGGKMFAATDADPKASRISFKVDDDAFLALTDRPGIIPAPYLARAKWVQIENLKAVSDEEAAALLTRAHEIVFGKLTKKLQRDILEGCA
- a CDS encoding ABC transporter ATP-binding protein, which codes for MTGLSVNNIEVIYDHVILVLKGVSLEVPKGSIVALLGANGAGKSTTLKTISTLLRGERGDVTKGEVRFNGERVDQLTPNELVTRGLAQVMEGRHCFGHLTIEENLLTGAYTRKLTRAELREELDRVYRYFPRLRERRASQAGYTSGGEQQMCAIGRALMAKPSMILLDEPSMGIAPQIVEEIFGIVKDLNTNEGVSFLLAEQNTMVALRYADFGYILENGRVVMEGDAAELAANEDVKEFYLGVAAAGRKSFRDQKFYKRRKRWLS